Below is a genomic region from Rosa chinensis cultivar Old Blush chromosome 5, RchiOBHm-V2, whole genome shotgun sequence.
CTggcaaaaagaaaagcaaaacaTGTAGAGTCGCATTGGGTTTTCCTCCAAACCCATATTTCAAATCCCACTTTTGCATCTAAGCCAAGCCGAATTGGAGAAAACGAAGCTCCAATTCCAAATGCCTAGGGTCATATATATTCTATTGATTCACCAATTCAAACAAGAAGAACTCAATGATGATTGAGTGAATTGGATATGAGAATCTAATGCATCAAAACCATTAACAATGCTAAAGCTCAAACAATGTATCAACTATCACAAAAAGATTACATCTTGGGAAATAAAGATTGAATCTTTAAGCTCACGTTAGATAAAGCTTGGGAGCAGAGTCAATGGGCAAGATGTAGCAGACAGTTTCGTCGGTTAAGGGAGTTGGATCGTCAACGAGATTGGAGGGTATCAAGTTGACGTCTTGAGTCGTCTTCCTCGTGATTCACTTAACCCCAATTGCATATTGCTTATCTGTTAGTACACAGAAATCAAATACATTAAATTTGAAGCTCAATTTGATTGGAGAGAGAATTTGAAGGGTTTTCTTTCTAAAAAATCAAGTGGCTACGACAAATTGGATCTTAGATTGCAGATTGGAATTTTGGAGGAAGAGTGATCAATTGAAAGAGAAAGGGTGTATACTTCGGTGTATATTCGGATTATTGGGTGTATACTCCGGTGAATATTCGGATTGTTCTTGTTGATGCCATTTATCAGGATTTGGTCATTTAAACAAATGATCATGCAAGGGTTTCTAAAAATTTGGACCATGCTCCATGCCAGATCAAAGAGTTGAGggagagaaagaaacaaataaaaagtagaaaaagaaaaaagagaaaacaaaaagaaggaagttttttttatagtaattttatcaaaatatcCTTGAGATAATATATTATTTACAAGATTTTCAATATATAAAATGGATGAAAATAGACATAATGACTAAAGTAATAGATGCATCGGGCTAGTTTGGAATTTctgtgatttaaaaaaaaacctgtTGCTGcaatgttgtgagaataatcagctgtgaattaaaatagtttcgtgtttggtaaataatatttttaaaagtgttgtcagtacataaaacaactgcaaagtgtgttttgatccacagtaGTTTCTAAAAGCAACATCTagactgcttctaaaatctactGTCctgtaactttcaattaaagctgttttttatttatttaccaaacataataaaatctaaaattttgaacaaaaactaattttttttaaaagcaaaaCAATCCCAAACGGGACCGATGTCCTACTTAAGTGACTAAAGCGTCGAACAGATTATTGTTGAGTGACGCTCCCAGAATAATATTACTCCTCTGTTAACTTGTCCCAACGAAGAAGTGTTTTTGTGTAATACGCAGTTGCTTGGAAACCAAGATTTTGCACATGGTTAGCTAGAGTCAAGTCAACCGTACATGCTCAAATTGGAACCCAGAATACTCTGATTCTTTTCTctgagacagagagagagcaTACACTATGAAGGTTAGTGTAGATTAATTTAATGGGTTAAATACAATGCAATGATTGATATAGAAAACAAGCGCAATAATCAATATAGAAGTTGCAATATACAGACACATCGACTAATGTTTGTATGGTAAGCAAACCATCAACCTGGATTTCATTACAAGAATATATATGGCACTTAGACAAACTATCTTCTGAGGTGTCGCTTAGAGACCATCTTATATGGCACTTACGTTGGCATAGTCATACTACttgatgaaaaaaaatttatttaactGATTCTTTTAAGggaatttccaccaaatttttggtGAAATTTCTTCTAAAATAGATCTCACAAGGTCACTTTAGATTTCATGGTGAAATCCGGAGCAGATTCTATCAACCAAGTAGGACAGAAAACCTGATTGACGACCTGTTTTGTTACTGCACAATTCATTGACGTCGACAATAATTTGTTACATAACGGAGCAATTGGTTGGTTGTTCATGAACCACTTGATAGTGCATGGGATTGGGATATTGCAGGCAGGGAACATAACAGTAGCTTGGCTCATCAGAAGgctttttctcctttttctcctttttcacTTCTTCAACACTTACGATGTACGCATGCCCAACCTTCTTCCTCATCGACATAGTCAAGGTCACGGAGTCAATCCTCTCTCCGATCACCTCCACCTGATCTTTCTCCGCTTCTATCGACACTTGTTTCACACCTGCTTAATAAGTAATTATCAATAATTAATGAGTGACTTAGGTATATATCAATGAGATCAATCACTTAGCTATCCTTATTTAAACTAAGGATgagtgagtgtgtgtgtgtgtgtttaaagTGCGGACGCCTGCCTCTCCGTCGCGCCCCGAGCCAAGCTACAgtgtcgacgtccgcactttagcgaaagtgcggacgtcctctttggaacggctccgtatatgtgtgtgtgtgtgtgtgtgtgtgtgtgtgtgtgtgtacatatacatacacATATCCTATCTATAGCGAGACCTctttctgaaattaaagtgcgaggttggagtttagggtcacttttcggtcgcatatacatatctcgaccgttcagtttttaggtactaatgtatagatcatctctgcaaaatttcagccaaattgatgatctttaaggtatctaactcgcttaaaccaatggacgaactgaatttgtcaaacctgaaccgtactagctttaaggcattTATCGactatcaatgccttaacgactatcaatttagctgaaattttgcatagatgatctatacattagtacctaaaaactgaacggtcgatatgtggatatgcgaccgaaaagtgatcctaaactccaacctcgcactttaatttcagagcgaggcctcgctctagataggatctgtgtgtgtgtgtagggacgttccaaagaggacgtccgtgaAGTAAGAAAAGTGCGGACGAAATATGTGTCAGCCAGCCAATAGAGTTATTtttcatgtgggtcccacaCTCCCACAGACATCATCTTCTCTATCTCTCACCCAGTCTAATTAGTCAACACTCCTCTATCTCTTACTCTCTTCTAGTTTTCTAAAAATTGAAACTTGCTCTCGATCCTCATCTTGGTACTCTTGAAAGGAAACAAAGTCGTCGATTGTCATAAAAAAACAAAGCCGTCACGATTCTTAACATGAAGCTCCATATCCCTTTGAGTCCTACACAAAACTTCCATCTAAGCTTGCTTCAAGCTCCACTGAGTCAACTCGTGCTCGGTGATAAAGCCATCGTCGGGGTTGACATCAACCTTGAGGAACAACAAGACAAACGACCTATTGGTGACTATGAACTTCTCCTCATCATTCAAGTAGTCCTCAGCGACCATGAATCCTTCCACTCAAtgtacaaaacccagaaaaataaaacaaacaattgaAGATTGATGTCCCTAGGCATGAATTCGGGTATTGATTATCTGGGCATTAATCTTGgcaattgattttttttaactaattttgatttttgattgctAATCTGGGTATTAAGCCGAGCTAGGAGTGGAAGAGATTGACAAAGTCGATGATGTCGACGACGTTGTTTTGGGGGAGACGTGGCCGAGGAGGATGCCAATGACGGCAGAGGTACTCTGTGTTGTTTTGGATCTCCTAAAATAAAAGAACTCTGAATGCTCATCAAAGCAAACAATCTCAGATAACCAATGAATCAGAAATTCAATTTCCCACAAAACCATCACGAAATTTGaacaaagaaactaaaagaGAGTCAAAAATCTTGAACAAGAATTTCAGAACAAATCCATCTGGGAGATCCCAAGTTCACAATCCTCCGTCCACCCAAGTGAATCCATCACTGCCTCGCCGTGGCGTTGTCAATCTTCTTGATTTGAATCTTCTCCCGAGCAATCACTCaaattcttgatcttcttctCTTGGAGACTCGACGATGAGGGAGGAATCTCGATCCAAGTGATCGTTCTCCCATTTGCGGTCCTTGAGGCGGCGCTCGATGTCGGCGACGAGAGGATCGAAGGGGATGGGATTGTGAGAACGGAGGTGTATATGAATACTGAGGCCCTGCCCATTTCAAGGTTTAAACTTTCTAATCAATTTGTTTATGGGTTTATAGATCGGAGAGACGGTGGAAATCAAGATCAGGAGCAAGTTGCTCCTTTGGAGTCAGTGCTGACTTCCCCTAGACTGAGGGTGAGAAACAGAGAAGATGATGTCGGTGGGATCCGCATGAAAACTAAGTTGATTATCTAGCTGACACATATTTTGTCCGCAGTTTGCCTGCTTCATGGACATCCTCTTTGGAACGTTGTTGTGCtgcgtgtgtgtatatatatatatatatataccattcTTTAGCTGaggaacggatttccatattttgactaGATCACATGTTCACatattaaccgttcagtttttaggtccgtatagatcacttttgcaaattttcagccaaattgatgatcgttaaggtatcaaactcgattaaatcaatgaacgaaccgaatctatcCAACTTGAACCATTAGTGttgataattgtaaattgcagttttggatgccttaacgatattcaattta
It encodes:
- the LOC112167545 gene encoding heavy metal-associated isoprenylated plant protein 47-like, which translates into the protein MVQQKIVMKVQMSCEKCRTKALKIAAVAKGVKQVSIEAEKDQVEVIGERIDSVTLTMSMRKKVGHAYIVSVEEVKKEKKEKKPSDEPSYCYVPCLQYPNPMHYQVVHEQPTNCSVM